The window GGGATCGGAGCTGATGATTAAACTGATGGAGGAAGAGCAAAAACAAAATAACAATAACAACAATTACGGCGGCGGTGGCACCACCACCACTACCATTGTTGAAGAAGAAACTATCGAATACTACGAACCCTACTACGATCCTTACTACATCTCGCCAATTTGGCTGGTACCGCTGTTTATCTGGTAATGATTGTGAATGGATCATGAGCTTCTTCTTCCGCTGTATGTGTCCTCACATACAGCTGCCCACATGTTATGAGATAAGGGAAAATGGCTGTGGGGACACAGCCATCGGGAAAGAATGACATTAAAAAATAAAAGACTGTCATGCTGAGGTACGAAGCATCTATTTGCGAACTTTTCTATCGGTCATGCACAGCTGATAGATCCTTCGTACCTGCCATTGACACATTTGTAACCAACTGATTATCAATTGAAAAAAAAGGTGTCATTTACAATGCGATCATTTGTGCGCAAATAAAGGTTACTCAGGATGACAGGAAAATTAACTATGTCATAGGTTGTATAACGCTGTGATGCAGCGGATGGGCATCGTTAGTACCCAAATAGCCTTTCAATCGCCTTATTCCGATAGGCAAAAATCTTATTTACCTCTTTACCCACAAAAATCTTATTTGCAATGGTGCCTATAAAGCCGTAGGGTATGGCATAGTGCAAAATATCATTCATCTGTACACCGCCTTCAATAGCCTTAAAATGATGCTGGTGATGCCATAAAGCATATGGGCCAAAGCGCTGCTCGTCAACAAAATATTGTTTATCGGCAACATGGGTAATCTCGGTCATCCAGTTCATTTTGATACCCGCAACCGGCGCAATTTTGTAGGTGATGATCATACCGGGGTACATTTTGGTATCGGCAGTATAATCGGATGTTACCACAAAGCTCATATCGGGCGGGGTAATTTTAGCCAGGTTTAAGGGCGAGGAAAAAAAATCCCAGGCCTCATCTAAACCAATCGGGATTTTTTGTTCGGTTTTTAAAACGTATGTTTTCACAATCAACTATAAAGTACAATATTGTTGTAAATATACATTTTTATCTCGTAGTTGTACCAATAGGCAATTTACGTCTCGACCATTCACTCCACGACCCTACATATAATTGCGGCCCGGTAATGCCGGCGTACTCCATACCCAGCAAGGTGTGGCAGGCCGTAACCCCCGATCCACAGTGAACTATGATCTCCTGGTGGGCAATATCCCCTATGGCGTCATCATAAACTTTGCGCAATGTATCAGCATCCAGGTATTTACCATCGGCACCCAGGTTGGTAATATAAGGCAGGTTAAATGCGCCTGGTATATGGCCGGCAATCAAATCTAAAGGCTCGGTTTGGCCTAAATAGCGTGGGGTTTCGCGCACATCTATTACAATCCGGGTTGCATCATGGGCGGCAATGGCAACCTCGCCAATCGCTACGGTGCCGGTATAATCTGCAGGTACCGGGTAAGCTTCAACCGGGGTTGGGGTAAATTCTTCGGTGCTTAATTCGATACCGGCATCTTTGGCAGCCTGTAAGCCACCGTTTAATACCTGTACATTAGTGTGACCTATTGCCTTCAGCATCCACCAAAAGCGGGCACCGCCAAAAGCTGCAGATTTATCGTCATAAACCACCACGTGGCTTGTTGGCGTAATACCTAAACGGCCCAAAAGGGCGGCAAAATCTTCAATTGGAGGTAAAGGGTGGCGTCCGCCCTGGGAGGCGTCGGTAACGTGGGCAGCTAAATCGCGGTCCAGGTCAACATACGCGGCGTTTTTAAGGTGACCGGCAAGGTAGCGGTCGTGGGTATCTTTACCGGCGCGGGCGTCGATAAGTATGGTGTTCGGGCCGGCAAGGGCCGGATCGTTAATTTCAATTAGTGGCGACATAGTTTGTTCGGTCTTGTGGTAAAAGACCAAATATAAATACCACGCCGTTTACTTCAAGGCTTTTACTGCACTATTTTATTGGCGCAGTAGGAGCTTGCGAAAGCTTCGGGCTTGGCTTTAAATACAAAACCCATGCTCAAAATGTACCCCATTGCTTCGTGCAGCGCGGCATTTGATTTAAACATTGGGTTGGTGTTAATGTCGGCATGTACTTCCAGTTCCACATCATACAGGTCAAGCAGATCGCAAAGTTTGTAGGCAATGTCAATTGATTTCTGCACCTCGCTCAGCATCCTTTCCTTAATGGTCATTTTTTGCGAGGTACGCTCCTGGTGGATAAACATGAACGCGCCACGTTTCTCGCGCAGAAACACGATAACTGTGGCAAAATCAGTTACACTACCTTTTACCTGCGAATCTGTTCCGATACATACTTTGAGCTTGTTGCCGAGGGCGGCTTCGCGTTCAATCGCCTTTTCAACCTCTTCCATGATGGGTGTTTGGATCACCTCACCGCTAAATTTTCTCCAGGTCATAAAAATTGTTTTAAGTAAATTTTAACTGACCCATTTTATAGGTCTATAAAAATAAGCGATAACGTTTCATATAAACGTAAATATGATGTGATTTATTTGTTAACATTTGGCTGAATATCAACAAGATTGAAGAGAATTTGAAAATTTGAGGATTTGAAAATTTGAAAATGTAATAGGGGAATGGTTTTAATTTGAAACAACATAGCCCCTACCTGTTAAATTACCTCGGGCACAATCTGAAATATGCACCTCTCTCCCCCTGCATTTTCAAATCCTCAAATTTTCAAATCTTCAAATTAAGAAGCCAGTGCAGTCCTGATCTGGTTCTCGGCCTCCAATACTACTTCTTCTATCGGGCGGCCGGCTGGTTCAATGGGGGTAAGCACTTCCCACTTCATGGGCGTAAATGTATTCAGGGGGTACTGGCCATAGCGAATCATTTTCCATGAATCCTTAATGGCTACAGGCACTAATAACGCTTCGGGGCATTTTTTAAGTATCGTGGCTATACCTCCTACCTGGAAAGTTTTTATTGTGCCGTCTGTTGAGCGTGTGCCTTCAGGAAATATTACGGCCGACCATTTATTTTCCTTCATCCGTACGCCAAGCTTCATAATTTCGGTGATGGATTGACGCTGGTCTTTCCGGTCGATATTGGCCCCGCCACCATGCCTCAGGTTGTAGGATATAGAGGGAATATTCTTAGTAAGTTCAATTTTGGATATAAACTTGGCGTGGTATTTACGCAGGTACCATATCATTGGCGGTATATCCAACAACCCCTGGTGGTTAGCCAAAAATATGATGGGACGACCAACAGGCAGGTTTTGGTTATTGATAAAAGTTACCGTATTACCCAGCAAATAAACCGACCGCAACAAAAACAGGTTCAGAATATCAACCGATTTTTTATGTGCCGAATAGCCAAAAAAACGAAAACATACCCATTGAATAGGTTGAAATATAACCAGTATCAATAAAAACACTCCCGTAGCCACAGGGGTAAGAAAATAGCCTAAAAACTTTTTCATCAACTGCCAAATTTAGGCATTTTTTGGAAACGTATAAGGTTACAAAAGGTTTTCTGAAAGCAATAATTGTACTTTAAGTACCGCAGCAACCGTCATGGCATCGGTAATTCGGCCTTCGCAAACCATTTGGTAAATATGGGCGAAAGGTATTTTTTTTATTACAAACTGCTCGGTATCCTCAGGTTCGGCTTCGTGCTGGCTAAGGCCGCGAGCTACGTAAATGATACTCAATTCATCACTTACCGAATTACTAAGGTGCAGGCGCATTAATTCCGTCCACTTACTGGCTTTAAGCCCGGCTTCTTCCAGCAGTTCCCGTTTGGCCGATTTCAGGGGATCGGTTCCTTCGGGGCCACCACCTTCGGGCATTTCCCAGCTGTATTGATTAAGGGGGAAACGGTATTGGCCAACAATATAAGTATTAAGGTCATCATCTAATGGTAAAACGCCTATAGCCAGGTTCTTGAAATGAACCTTGCCGTAGATGCCCGGATTGCCCGATGGGTTAATTACCTGGTACTCGGTAAGGTTAATCCAGGGATTATCGTAAACTGATTTCTCAGAGGTTATTTTCCAGGGGTTTTCTTCAGGATGATGCATGGGTGAAAATTAGCATTTTGGCGGTACAGTAGCAAATGGTGAGTGGTGAGTAGTGAATGCTGAGTAGCGGTTTTTTTGAATCATCCTGGCTTGGTGTTCGCTTTTTAAAATATCAGTAATAGCGTCAAATACCCTTGGTAAATTAATTTAGCATGATTTTTTTTGGATTGCGAAACGCTTTTATATTTTTACAGTTACCATTTAAACTACTTATGATCACCAGAAGACATTTTATTAAAATTAACAGCGTTGCCACTGCCGGCTTAGGCCTTGGTGTAGTACCGGCAACAAGCTGGCTGGGCAAAACCTCACCTGTATTTGAAAGCCACCGGCCAAAACTTGCCGACAGGAAATTTACCAGCAAAGCGGTTGAAGCCACCATACAAAAAGTTAAAGCGAATATAAAAGATCCGGAAATAGCCTGGCTTTTTGAAAACTGCTATCCAAATACTTTAGATACTACCGTAAATTATTCAGAAAAAGACGGCAAACCCGATACGTTTGTAATCACCGGCGATATTTTTGCCATGTGGATGCGCGATTCATCGGCACAGGTTTGGCCGTACCTGCCGCTGATTAAAAACGACCTGGCACTTAAAAAAGTCATCCAGGGTGTGTTAAGCCGCCAGGCTAAATGCGTATTGATTGACCCGTACGCCAACGCTTTTAATGAAGGCCCAACGGGCAGCGAATGGGATAGCGACGTTACCGATATGAAACCCGAACTGCATGAGCGCAAATGGGAAATTGATTCCCTTTGCTACCCGGTGCGTTTGGCCTATAACTACTGGAAAATAAGCGGCGACAGCAGCTTTTTTGACGAAACCTGGCAAAAAGCGGGCAAAACCATATTAGATACTTTTAAAGTACAGCAACGCAAAAACGGCAAGGGTCCGTACCATTTTCAGCGTAAAACTGAAACCGCCAGTGATACTGCGCCAAACAGGGGTTATGGCAACCCGGTGAAACCCGTTGGGCTCATCTGCAGCATCTTCCGCCCATCCGATGATGCCACTATATACCCTTTCCTGGTACCTGCCAACTACTTTGCGGTTACCAGCTTAAAGCAAATGGCCGAAATGTTTAGCGTGATAGGTAAAGATGCCAAAACAGCCGCCGAATGCACAGCCCTTGCAGCAGAAGTAGATGCTGCACTTAAAAAATACGCGGTGGTAAACCATCCAAAATATGGCAAAATTTTAGCCTTTGAGGTTGATGGTTACGGCAACCAATTATTAATGGATGACAGCAACGTGCCCAGCCTGCTGGCACTACCCTACCTCGACTCGCTGCCGGTAACCGATCCGTTATATCAAAACACCCGTCGCTTTGTATTGAGTTTGGATAACCCCTACTTTTTTAAAGGCAAAGTTGCCGAAGGTATTGGAGGCCCACACGTAGGTATTGATTTTATATGGCCAATGGCTATCACTATGCGTGCCCTTACCTCGACGGATAAATTAGAGATTACCCGTTGCCTGCATATGCTTAAAAACACGCACGCCGGCACCGGTTTTATGCACGAAGGTTTCCATAAGGATAATGCTAATAACTTCACCCGCAAATGGTTTGCCTGGGCAAATACCCTGTTTGGCGAACTGATTGTTAAACTGCACGCGCACCATCCGGATTTGTTGCAGAAAATTTTTTAACGAGCGCTGAATAATCATAAAAATGCAGAAGCTGTCACTTTTTAAGCGACAGCTTTTTTTACATTACCGGCGCGGTATTTTAACATATAATTAGTATAGCATACCTATTAAATATCCTTACCTTTAATTGGGTTTAGCCAATTAGCAATTTCAAGCCCCATAAACCTAAACAAGTTATCAAAATTAACCTTACAAGTACAAAAAATGAGAAAAACAATTAAAGCGATAATCACATCAGTGGTGTTATTGTTGCTGGCCGGCCCTTTGGCTGCCCAGTCGGTTTCCTACAAATCGGGGATGCTTAGTGTTGATGGCAAAGAGATTGCCAGGATAGTAAAGCTTAAAGCCGGGTTTGCCCAGCCCGCCAATTACGAACTGTATTCCATGAGCGGCGAAAAACTGATCATCGCCGTATTGGCCAGTGATTTGCCCCCTGATCCTCAAAACAATACTGACTTTTACTATCGCTTCTCTTTTTTAACAACCAGCCAGGTGGGCTTATTTACACTGAGTATATTAAGTGCCGAAAAATCTTTTGCTAAACTAATAGGCCAAAGCGGGATAATAGTTGATGATAAGCTTAACGAGGCAAAAATAAACGAGTTTATAGCACTGAAAAGCAAGAACCCTATTGTACGAACAGAATACAATATTGTAAAAAGAAACATGATGTTTCCTGTTATGATAAAAGACGATAACATGATTTACCAGGGATTGGAAGCTATTGGCAAGTTTAAAAATATTTCATCGGGTCCCGAGGGCGACACTTATGAATTTAGTCTACCCGATGGGTTGATAGTTGTCAAGGTGAGTTTTAGCGGTGGTAACAGTGCATCTAAATTTATCATAAACACCAAAAAGGATAGCCAAACTATGGCGTACACCATAGCGCCTGATGGATTTGGTAAAACTATTATTGCTTCTGCCGGGGTAGATAAAAACGAACATACCATATTACGAATAGCCAAGTGGCTGGTAAACGGGAAATATATGTAGGATTAAGCCATAAGTCGGGAGTCTTAAGCCTGAAGTTTTTCTGACTTAAGACTCCCGACTTTGGACTAAATTTGCTTTTCTAAAATAACGGCCTCCCCAGCATAGCATTATAAAATAATAGCGAAACGGCTATAAAATAAACACTTGCAAAAATAACCGCCGGCCTGCTATTTTTAACCCCGCTGAAAACAACAAACAGCGGTATAATTTGCAACGCGTGCAGGCCCATGAAATGGGCTATCCGTAAATCGCCGGCTATACGGCTCCAGTTAAAAAGCGGCAGGCCAGGGCTGCCATCGGCAGCGCCTACTGTGTGGGCCAGTCGCGATGCCATTACACCGCCTTCAAGCGCGAAGATGCAAGCCATAATTATACCCAGGCGGATAGCCCACAGCAAAGCGGGTGTTAATTTTACAGCCTTCACCTTAAAAAACTTTATTCCAATGTATAGGGCAAACAGCGTTTGCGACACTATCACTATCCCCATCGTACTAAATACAAGCGCATTATAAGCACCCGAAGTATTATAGTGTGATAGCTGTCCTCTTGCGGCCTGCGTGGCGATGGCCAGCATCTCAAAACTCATGGCAAAAACTGTAAAATTCACGAAGCGCCTCTTGAGCTGTTCATAAGGCAGGTATTGCAGCAGCAAGGGCCATGTTAGGCAGTATATGGCGATGGAGATTGCAAATTTGATGGGCTTTGTCCACAAATTAATCCCCATCAGTTGGCGATGATCAAATTGGGCGATGATGAGCATCAGTATAAATAAGGCTAAATGACCCAACGCGCAGTAATAAAGAAGCGGACTAATAGTCTTGATACGGACGAATAAGGTTTTCATTTGGATGATTTTATTTTGTGGACAATTTGATAAAGTAAATAGCCGCAAGGGCCAAACATAAAGGTGAGCACCAGGCAAGGTATAACCAGCCAATGCGGGACCGCCGAAGCCCTGGCCGATTTAACTATAGAAAAACCGATCAATAAATCAAAAGCGAGGTAGTGGACCCAACCGGCAAGTAACAG is drawn from Mucilaginibacter ginsenosidivorax and contains these coding sequences:
- a CDS encoding ribonuclease H-like YkuK family protein, encoding MTWRKFSGEVIQTPIMEEVEKAIEREAALGNKLKVCIGTDSQVKGSVTDFATVIVFLREKRGAFMFIHQERTSQKMTIKERMLSEVQKSIDIAYKLCDLLDLYDVELEVHADINTNPMFKSNAALHEAMGYILSMGFVFKAKPEAFASSYCANKIVQ
- a CDS encoding sulfurtransferase; this translates as MSPLIEINDPALAGPNTILIDARAGKDTHDRYLAGHLKNAAYVDLDRDLAAHVTDASQGGRHPLPPIEDFAALLGRLGITPTSHVVVYDDKSAAFGGARFWWMLKAIGHTNVQVLNGGLQAAKDAGIELSTEEFTPTPVEAYPVPADYTGTVAIGEVAIAAHDATRIVIDVRETPRYLGQTEPLDLIAGHIPGAFNLPYITNLGADGKYLDADTLRKVYDDAIGDIAHQEIIVHCGSGVTACHTLLGMEYAGITGPQLYVGSWSEWSRRKLPIGTTTR
- a CDS encoding NUDIX domain-containing protein; protein product: MHHPEENPWKITSEKSVYDNPWINLTEYQVINPSGNPGIYGKVHFKNLAIGVLPLDDDLNTYIVGQYRFPLNQYSWEMPEGGGPEGTDPLKSAKRELLEEAGLKASKWTELMRLHLSNSVSDELSIIYVARGLSQHEAEPEDTEQFVIKKIPFAHIYQMVCEGRITDAMTVAAVLKVQLLLSENLL
- a CDS encoding lysophospholipid acyltransferase family protein; the encoded protein is MKKFLGYFLTPVATGVFLLILVIFQPIQWVCFRFFGYSAHKKSVDILNLFLLRSVYLLGNTVTFINNQNLPVGRPIIFLANHQGLLDIPPMIWYLRKYHAKFISKIELTKNIPSISYNLRHGGGANIDRKDQRQSITEIMKLGVRMKENKWSAVIFPEGTRSTDGTIKTFQVGGIATILKKCPEALLVPVAIKDSWKMIRYGQYPLNTFTPMKWEVLTPIEPAGRPIEEVVLEAENQIRTALAS
- a CDS encoding glycoside hydrolase family 125 protein, whose translation is MITRRHFIKINSVATAGLGLGVVPATSWLGKTSPVFESHRPKLADRKFTSKAVEATIQKVKANIKDPEIAWLFENCYPNTLDTTVNYSEKDGKPDTFVITGDIFAMWMRDSSAQVWPYLPLIKNDLALKKVIQGVLSRQAKCVLIDPYANAFNEGPTGSEWDSDVTDMKPELHERKWEIDSLCYPVRLAYNYWKISGDSSFFDETWQKAGKTILDTFKVQQRKNGKGPYHFQRKTETASDTAPNRGYGNPVKPVGLICSIFRPSDDATIYPFLVPANYFAVTSLKQMAEMFSVIGKDAKTAAECTALAAEVDAALKKYAVVNHPKYGKILAFEVDGYGNQLLMDDSNVPSLLALPYLDSLPVTDPLYQNTRRFVLSLDNPYFFKGKVAEGIGGPHVGIDFIWPMAITMRALTSTDKLEITRCLHMLKNTHAGTGFMHEGFHKDNANNFTRKWFAWANTLFGELIVKLHAHHPDLLQKIF
- a CDS encoding SRPBCC family protein — its product is MKTYVLKTEQKIPIGLDEAWDFFSSPLNLAKITPPDMSFVVTSDYTADTKMYPGMIITYKIAPVAGIKMNWMTEITHVADKQYFVDEQRFGPYALWHHQHHFKAIEGGVQMNDILHYAIPYGFIGTIANKIFVGKEVNKIFAYRNKAIERLFGY